CACGCTCAGCGGCGGCGAGCGCTCGCGCCTGCTGTTTGTCGGCCTGTCGCTTGCGCGCTATTCGCTGCTGATGCTGGATGAGCCGACCAACCATCTCGATATGGAAGGCAAAGAGGCGCTGGCGCAAACCCTGCAAACGTTTGAATGCGGGCTGTTGCTGGTGACGCACGACAGAACGCTGATGGAGGCGAGCTGTAACCGCTTCTGGCTCGTGGAGGATGGCGGTTTGAGCGAATGGCACAACATGGACGCGCTGATGACGCGCCTGCGCGCAGCGCCGATGCAGGAGGCGATGGATGTGGCCGATGCAGTCACCGGGCCGTCTGAGACGAACAGCGACGCGCATCTGCTGGAGCGGCTGATTGAGCTGGAGGCGCGGCTGAATGCCGACCTCGAACGCAAACCGCGCCACCAGAAGCCCGCGCTGCAGGCCGAGTGGCGTAAGGAGATAGCGCACCTCAGCGCCGCGCTGGGGCTGGAGTAAACCAAAAAGCCGCCCTCACAGGCGGCTTTTTTAATACAGCGACGACGAATATCAGGCCGAGAGGCGGAACTTCTGCACGGTGCTTTGCAGCTCTTCGGTCTGACGCTCCAGCGCGGCGGCGGCGGCGGACACCTGCTCTACCAGCGAGGCGTTCTGCTGGGTAACGGTATCCATCTGAGTGATGGCGACGCCCACCTGCGAGATGCCCTTGCTCTGCTCTTCTGACGCCGAGGCGATCTGCTTGATGATGGTGCTGACGTTGGAGACGCCGCGGTAGATTTCCGCCATCGAATCGCCCGCCGCGTTGACCAGCTCCGAACCTTTCTCGATACGCTCGACCGATTCGGTGATGAGCGTTTCGATTTCACGGGCAGCTTCGGCGCTGCGGCTCGCGAGGTTGCGCACCTCGCCCGCGACCACGGCAAAACCGCGGCCCTGTTCGCCTGCGCGCGCCGCTTCTACGGCGGCGTTGAGCGCCAGGATATTGGTCTGGAACGCAATGCTGTTAATCACGCTGGTAATATCGGCGATTTTCTTCGAACTGCCGGAAATCCCCTGCATGGTTTCGATAACATTCTGCGCCAGCTGGCCGCCTTTACCGGCGTTTTCCGAGGCGGCATGCGCCAGTTCGCTCGCCTGACGGGCGTTTTCGGCGTTAAGACGCACGGTAGAGGTTAACTCCTCCATACTGGCAGCGGTCTGCTCCAGCGCGGCGGCCTGCTCTTCGGTACGTGACGAAAGGTCGTTATTGCCCGCGGAAATTTCCGATGCGCCGCGCCAGATATTTTCGCTGCCGTGGCGAATCGCGCTCACGGCCTCGCGCAGCTGATCCTGCATCGCGGTCAGCAGCGGCACCAGTTTACCAACGCAGTTACGGCCAAACGGCTCCACCGGCTGGCTGAGATCGCCGCTGGCGATAAGCGTAAAGTGGTTGCGGATTTTCTCCAGCGGTTTCACCAGCAGCGCCACCAGATAGCGGTCGGTCAGCAGCAGCAGGAGCAGCCCAATGATCACCGCGATAATAATCACCGTTTTGGTGGTGATGGTCATGCTGTCGACACGTTCGCGGGTGGCGTCAAGCTTGGCGCCCGCCGCCGCGTTGAATTTCTCGGCGCTGGCACCAAAGGCGCGGCTGAAAACCGGCGTCACTTTGCCGGCATGCGCACGGTACGCGTCCGGCGCGCCTTCACGCGCCAGTTTCATCTGCGGGATCACGCCTTCATTCAACAGCTTCTGCCAGTCGGCGATCACCTTTTGCGACACCGCCGGATCGAGCGGGCCAGGGGAGAGCTGTTTAAACGCGTCGAGCTGGCGCGACATGTTGTCGAGCGCCTGCTGCACAGATTCGAGCGATTTGGCGTCCGGCGTGCCGTTTTCCATGGCGCGGGTAAGACGGGTGACGAAGCGGAAATACTGGTCGTTGCCTTTGCTGAGCACGGTCATCTGCGACACCAGCTGGCGGTCCACGCGGTTGCCGTCGGCCATCGCCGAAAGCGAATAGACGCTGTAGACGCCCACGGCCGCCCATAACACGCAGAGTATGCCGAGCACCGTCAGCATCACTGCGCGGATGGAAAAGTCTTTAAGCAGGCCCATCAAGAAGTCCTCATTTTTGCCTGATACGGATATATCCTCCCGTTATCGGCAAACGAGGAAAAAGATGTACGGGGCGGTAACATTTATTTTACCGCCGCGATAATTGCGGATTATCCGCGCAGCCCGAGCGCCTCTTTCAGGGTTTTAAGATAGCGACGGCTGACCGGCACCGTCTGACCGTGGCGCAGCAGCAGCTCCGCCTGGCCGTTCTCCTCCAGCCGGATCTCTTTCAGATGCGCCATGTTGACCAGATACTGCCGGTGGCAGCGCATCAGCGGCGTGCGGCTCTCCAGCGTGCGCAGGGTCAGCTCGGTGAAGCCCTCCTGCCCCTGGCCGCTCGTGACATAGACGCCGCTCATGCGGCTGGCGACAAACGCCACGTCTTCCATTTGCAGCAGGTAAATACGGCTGTGGCCGGTGCAGGGAATAAATTTCAGCGCCTCCTGGCGCTCGGTGAGCGGCGACATATCCTGCTCGCGCCGCTCGTTGCGCATCCGCGTCAGCGTCTTTTGCAGGCGCTCGGTCTCAATAGGTTTGAGCAGATAATCAAACGCGTGCTCTTCAAACGCCTGCACGGCGTATTCGTCAAACGCGGTCAGAAAGACAATCCACGGGCGGGTGTCGGGATCGAGCATGCCGACCATTTCAAGGCCGGAGATGCGCGGCATCTGGATATCGAGAAAGACCACGTCCGGGCGCAGGCGGTGTACCGCGCCGATAGCCTCCACGGCGTTGGCGCATTCGCCCACCACCTCGATATCCGCTTCCTCTTTCAGCAGCAGACGCAGATTCTCCCGCGCCAGCGGCTCGTCATCGACAATCAGCACGCTAATCATGTCGTTCCCTCCAGCGGTAAACGTAAGGTAATCCGGGTAAAGCGGTCCTGCTCGCAGGCGACCGAAATGCCGCACTCGTCGCCGAAGCGCGCGCGCAGTCGTTTATCCACCAGGCTCATGCCAAGGCCGTTGCTTGCGGCGTTGGGCTGATAGAGCCCGGCGTTATCTTCAATTTCCAGCACCAGATGCTCGTCGTCGCGGCTGGCGCGCAGGGCGATTTCGCCGGGGCCTAAGAGCTGCGAGGTGCCGTGCTTGATAGCGTTCTCGACAATCGGCTGCAACGTAAACGCGGGCAGCCGGATATGGCGCAGCTCATCGGGCAGGTTCATGCTCACCTGCAAATGGGACTGAAACCGCGCCTGTTCAATTTGCAGGTACGCGTTCACATGGTCGATTTCATCGGCGAGCGACACCACATCTGTCGGACGCTTGAGATTTTTGCGAAAAAAAGTCGAGAGATACTGCACCAGCTGGCAGGCCTGATCGCTGTCGCGGCGGATCACCGCCATCAGCGTGTTCAGCGCGTTAAACAGAAAATGCGGGTTCACCTGAGCGTGCAGCAGCTTGATCTCCGACTGCGTGAGCAACTGCTTCTGGCGCTCATACTGGCCCGCCAGGATCTGCGCGGAAAGCAGCTGCGCGATCCCTTCTCCCAGCGTGCGGTTAATCGAGCTGAACAGACGATGCTTCGGCTCATACAGCTTGATGGTGCCGACCACTTTGCGGTTCTCGCCGCGCAGCGGAATAACGAGCGTCGAGCCGAGCTTACAGTTCGGGTGCAGCGAACAGCGGTACGGCACTTCGTTACCGTCGGCGTAGACCACTTCGCCGGACTCAATCGCCCGCAGCGTCCAGGGCGACGAAATGGGGCTGCCGGGCAGATGGTGATCCATACCGATGCCGGTAAACGCCAGCAGCTGTTCGCGATCGGTGATGGCGACCGCGCCTATCTCCAGCTCCTGGCGAATCACCTGCGCCACCTTCATGCTGTTTTCGACGTTAAACCCCTGGCGCAGAATGCCTTCTGTCGCGGAGGCGACCTTCAGCGCGGTGGCGGAAAACGCCGTGGTGTATTTCTCAAACATGGCGCGCTTGTCGAGCAGAATACGCATGAACATCGCGGCCCCGATGGTATTGGTAACGACCATGGGCGCGGCGATGTTTTGCACCAGATGCAGCGCGTCGTCAAACGGGCGGGCGATCAGCAGAATAATGCCCATCTGGACCATCTCCGCCACCAGCGTAATCGCGCCCGCGGTAAAAGGGTTGAAGATTTTATCGGTGCGCCCGCGGCGAATCAGCCAGCTGTGGACAATCCCGCCGAGCAACCCTTCGACAATCGTTGACACCATGCAGCTTAGCGCGGTCATGCCGCCGAGCGAATAGCGATGCAGGCCTCCGGTAAGCCCCACCAGCCCGCCCACCAGCGGCCCGCCGAGCAGCCCGCCCATGACGGCGCCGATGGCGCGGGTATTGGCGATGGAATCCTGAATATGCAGCCCGAAATACGTGCCCATAATGCAAAAACAGGAGAACGTCAGGTAGCACAACAGCTTATGCGGCAGGCGAATCGACACCTGAATCAGCGGGATAAACAACCGCGTTTTGCTCATCAGCCAGGCGATCACCAGAAACACGCACATCTGCTGGAGCAGTAATAACACCAGATTGAACTCGTACACGCCCACGCTCCGCGCTGATAATTAAGAGCGCGTAAAATACGCTGCTGTGCCATAACTTTCTATGAAGAAGACCAAAAAAACGGTGTGTAAGGATGGTTTATGAAGAAGAACGCAGTGGAGATTAGACCCTGGGAAGAGAGCGATCGCCCGTTTTTACGCACGATCTACTTACATGCGCGGCGCGAAGGCTGGCCGTGGCTTGACGGCAGCGAATGGCGGCTGGAGGATTTCGACGCCGACACGCTTGGCGAAACGATTCTGGTGGCGCAGGCGGACGGCCACCGGCTGGGGTTCGCATCCATAGCGCAGAGCGATAACTTTTTGCATCACCTTTTTGTGTCGCCCGACGCCCAGGGGCGCGGCGTCGGCGCGGCGCTGCTGGAGGCGGTACAGGCGAAGTTTACCAGCACCGGCGCGCTGAAATGCATGCAGAAAAACGAGCGCGCGCTGCGCTTTTACGCCCGTCACGGCTGGGTGCAGGAGGCGAGCGGCGAAGCGCCGGAAGGGCCTTATTATCTCCTGCATTTTCGCCAGGCCTGAGCCATAAAAAACGCCTCCCGAAGGAGGCGTCTGTCATGGCGCGAAACGCACCCGGCATTATACCGCGCGAAACGCGATATCGCCCGGGATCACTTCGCCTTCCCAGTAGAGCTGCGCCGCCACACGGCCCGCCAGCTGGCGGTAAATGGTGGTGAACTCGCTCTCCGGGCGTGAGACCACGGTCGGCTGGCCGCGGTCGAGATCTTCACGCAGCGTGATATGCAGCGGCATCTGGCCCAGCAACTGGGTGCGGTAGGTTTCCGCCAGCTTCTGCGCGCCGCCGGTGCCGAAAATCGGCTCGTGGTGACCGCAGTTGCTGCAAATGTGCATACTCATGTTCTCAACGATGCCGAGCACCGGCACTTCCACTTTCTCGAACATCACGATGCCTTTTTTGGCGTCGATAAGCGCGATGTCCTGCGGCGTGGTGACCACCACCGCGCCGGTCACCGGGATGTTCTGGGCGAGCGTCAGCTGAATGTCGCCGGTGCCCGGCGGCATATCCAGCACCAGATAGTCGAGATCCGGCCACATGGTCTCCTGCAGCAGTTGCAGCAGCGCTTTGCTCGCCATCGGGCCGCGCCACACCATGGCGTTATCGTCGGTCACCAGGTAACCGATGGAGTTGGTGGCAAGGCCGTGAGACATAATCGGCGCCATGTGCGTGCCGTCCGGCGAGGTCGGGCGTTCGCCTTCCGCGCCCAGCATCGTCGGCACCGACGGGCCGTAGATATCGGCGTCGAGAATGCCCACTTTCGCGCCTTCCGCCGCAAGCGCCAGCGCCAGGTTGACGGCGGTAGAGGATTTCCCTACCCCGCCTTTGCCGGAACTTATCGCGATGATGTTTTTCACACCGTTCACGCCCGGCTGGTTTTTCACGCGTTTTAAGGTGGCGATGCTGTGCGACAGCTTCCAGTCGATCGCGCTGGCGCCGGTTAAACGCAGCAGCTCGGCGCTCACCTGCTCTTTGAGCTCCTCGAAACCGCTGCGCCAGGCGAACGGCATCAGCAGTTCGACATGGATGGTGTCATCAAGCCAGGCGACGTGATGCAGTGCTTTCAGCGCCGTGAGGTTGTGCTTCAGGGTGGGGTGCTGGAAATTGGCTAACGTCCCGGCGACCAGCGCACGCAGCGCCTCGGGGGATTTGGCCTGGGATTGCGAATTCATCCCGACTCCTTTGTTGTTCTGATGTTAATAAATTGCAGTCATAGAATCATAACAGAGTCGCGGGGAGTAAGACGATATTAAACGCCCAGCGGGGTTAGCCTGATGTGCGCTAAAGCAGGCATACAGGCGTCTGGCTTCAGGGGGCGATAAATACTGACGCGAATTTTGCGTCTCACCGCAAGGCTGGAGCGGCATATCAGTGATATAAGCCCAACGCTGTCGCTTCAACCTGAAGCAGCGTGACGCCTGCGATAGTGGTCGAGGCGCGTATGTAACGAATACCCTTGAGCCAACCCTTACAGGGCCATTACTGATAACAGGTGCCTTTTGCTAAAAGGCACCTGTTTTTTCAGGTTAATTTGTCGCGTCAACCTTTTGCGAGCGACTCTTCAGTTTTTGCGCGTAAAGCGCCTTATCAGCTTTGTATAAAGCCGTGTGCAGATCGTCAGTAAATTCAGCCACGCCAAAAGAGATCGATAGCGGCAGAGTAAGATCGCCACAAACTAAAGGGTTAACTTTAAGTTTTGAACATATCCTTTCCGCCATTTTCCGCGCATGTATTTTCTCATTGGTGCACAGCACAATAAATTCATCGCCGCCGTAGCGAACGACCACATCCTCATTTCTGACGTTATCTGAAATTATACTGGCGATATGGGTTAAAGCCGCATCGCCAACCAGATGTCCGTGAGTGTCATTGATCACCTTGAATTCATCACAATCAAAAATAACGAGGCTATTATAATCCTTGCCAGACAGATGAGAGATAATCTGGCGGTTATAGACCTGCGTCAGTGAATCAATAACAGCATGTTTCTGCGTCTTCAGGAAAAGATTGATTGCTTTTATAGCCGCGGTAACAATAACGATAAAAGCGATCAAAACCGCCAGAAAGATTTTTATATTTTCTTTAATAAAAGCGTAGAGGTCTACCTTTGCTTCCAGAATGAAAATTTCCGCCAGCGGCTGGCTAAGAATCTTGAAGGATAATGCATGCGTATCACAATGTTGTGTGGCGCACAGGCTGCCAGGCCTATCGTATGAGATATTATTAGCAGTAACGCTAACCCATTTCGGGGCTGGACTTCGGCTAAATACATGCTGCTGCAGTTCATCTTCACTAATATCCGTGTACATGACGCCAATGACTTCTCGGGTATAGGAGTTAGTGACCGGCGTTGCAATAGTCATCACCAGATTTTTACTGACCGAGTCACGATAAATCTCGTTAAATTCAAGGTGATTATCCCAAAAATCTAAAATGTCTCTTTTCCTTTTCTCATACGAAAGGAATCTTGCAAAATTACCAGTAAGACTGATAACCTGACTATACATTCCAGGTTGGAATTTTTTATATTTTTTACCATTGAAAAAATAAACAAAGCCATATTCCGGCGACGAATAATATCTGTTTTGCAGCGTTTTTTTAGACAGATAATTTTCAACGAAAATCACAGCGTTTATTTTACTACAAGATTGCGTATCAAAGTTACGGTTAGTATAAAGCGCACCTAAAAGCTCTTTCGATTCACATTTCGTATTCATATGCGACATCGTTGATGTTGAAATCATCGACGCAATGCTGTCATTGACTGCCTGCTCACGTAATAAAATTTCCGTGACGGATTCAATGGCATTGTTACATACTTCGCGCATATGGTTGAACGTAAGCACCACAAGAATCATTAATGAAATACAGGCAAAAACGAGAGTGCCGATAATATATCGTCTATTTTTTCTTTTATTAACAAGCATTGAAATTTTCATACAACCAATTTTTATTTAGCGATTTCGTAGCACTCTTGAGCATTTTCTTCGAAAACACTAAAGGTACGCGAGCATATTTTCCCATTTGCGCATTCTGTCCGTATAATTGATAAGACTTTATCAAGAGGAAGCGCTTCCCGATAAGTTCTTTTCTGGCATAGCGCCTGAAATATATCTGCTATCGCCATGATCCTGCTCGGCAATGAGAGTTGCTCCCCTGTCTTTTTCATGGGGTACCCTGAGCCGTCAATACGCTCATGATGTTCAGCCGCCCAGTCAACCACACTTTCATCAATGATGATACTGCGAAGGATGCCACGGGTGTCCGTAACGTGACGCTGAATAGTTCGGTATTCGCCTGGCGTGAGTTTCCCTCGTTTATTCAATATGCCATCGGCAGTATTGATTTTACCGAGATCGTGCAGTAAGCCAGCAAGATATAGTCGATTGCAGGTTCTTTCATCAAGGTACATCTTCTTACCAATAAAACTTGCTAACTCGCCTACTTTGAGTGAGTGATGATAGGTAAGAGGATTTTTCATATCCACAATGGTGGATAGCAGACGCGCTAAACTTAGCGTATGTTCATCATTCATTACCGGCAATGATTTATCAAAATTAATTGTTCTGTTCATGCCTTCGATATAATCAGCACGCAGATAAAACCAAAAATCATCCAGTTCAGTTAATTTCCTTAGTTCATCCATTAAGCCCGGATAGAATTTTTCTGAGCGCGTGGTTATTGCGAATTCATCAAATGATGAACTTGCCTGCAATGCAGAGCCTCGCTCGCTTTCTAATCTTTCATACAAGCGAGCTTTATGCAAAAACAGGTCAAAATCATTACTTATCTTCAAAACAGAAGAAATTAAAACATCCTCCTGCGAAATATCTAACGCTGTCAAATTTTCATAATCATAAAACCGATAACGCGTCGGGGTCAAAAAACTCTCGAAAACCGAGCAATCGCTCAGCTCCACGCGTTGCGCAATATTGAGCGGCGTACTTTTCTCTTCGCCGTGAGCTTTTTCATTGTCCTTTGCAGGTGTGGTGTAACCTTGTAACAAACCACAGATTAGAGCCCGCAGACAGAAAGCATTGCTTTGCATCATCATTAGTGACAGACGATAAGCAATATATGACGCGTAGACTCCATTAAAAATTAAATTATTTCTAAACCTCTCCTTAGTTCTACATAGAAATATCAATGTATTACCAATGTTAAAAACCATTCTCTCTCCTCAATATGGGCCAATCATAAATGATACCTCCTGTTCAAATTCCAAAAACCGAACCAAATCAAAGAAATTCCGAATGTATAAAAAGATAAACGTTATCAATGATGCATAATTATTTAGATATATGAGTGACGTGTAATACAGCTGTGTAAAAATAAACTTGATATTAGTCTGGTGTTGACAGTTTTATAAATAAATGTGGCACAAGACCATCGTACTCTATTTAACATTATAAATAATTTCTGGTGCTTATTATTTCATTTTTTCTTCGTCGTGAAAATAGGCCAGCACGTTTTCTGTTCGGCCATACGAATATTCGCACGGTAATAAACAGCGCCAGGCGGGGCAGCGCATTTTCCGCTCGCGCTGAGCGACGCCCATTCATTCAACGGCCTGAAGATCGTCTCCGGCGCGCTGAAGACGCCCATCGCCCGCTGCAAGCCCTGAATTCATAACCGTACCCGGCCTCGTCGTATGCCGCTATTTCGTCTGCTTTTTTGCGCGCTTTTACCGACGCGCGGTACTCAACGCGGGTGGATTCGGGTACTATGACTGCCCCATTTGCCACAGAAGACGTAATACTCACTATGACTCAAGTCGCGAAGAAAATTCTGGTAACGTGCGCGCTGCCGTACGCCAACGGCTCCATCCACCTCGGCCATATGCTGGAGCACATCCAGGCTGATGTCTGGGTCCGTTACCAGCGAATGCGCGGCCACGAGGTTAATTTCATCTGCGCCGACGACGCCCACGGCACGCCCATCATGCTCAAGGCCCAGCAGCTTGGCATTACGCCGGAGCAGATGATTGCCGAGATGAGCAAAGAGCATCAGACCGATTTTGCGGGCTTTAACATCAGCTATGACAACTATCACTCTACGCACAGCGACGAAAACCGCGTGCTGTCGGAGCTG
This DNA window, taken from Cronobacter universalis NCTC 9529, encodes the following:
- the apbC gene encoding iron-sulfur cluster carrier protein ApbC; the encoded protein is MNSQSQAKSPEALRALVAGTLANFQHPTLKHNLTALKALHHVAWLDDTIHVELLMPFAWRSGFEELKEQVSAELLRLTGASAIDWKLSHSIATLKRVKNQPGVNGVKNIIAISSGKGGVGKSSTAVNLALALAAEGAKVGILDADIYGPSVPTMLGAEGERPTSPDGTHMAPIMSHGLATNSIGYLVTDDNAMVWRGPMASKALLQLLQETMWPDLDYLVLDMPPGTGDIQLTLAQNIPVTGAVVVTTPQDIALIDAKKGIVMFEKVEVPVLGIVENMSMHICSNCGHHEPIFGTGGAQKLAETYRTQLLGQMPLHITLREDLDRGQPTVVSRPESEFTTIYRQLAGRVAAQLYWEGEVIPGDIAFRAV
- a CDS encoding HD-GYP domain-containing protein, giving the protein MVFNIGNTLIFLCRTKERFRNNLIFNGVYASYIAYRLSLMMMQSNAFCLRALICGLLQGYTTPAKDNEKAHGEEKSTPLNIAQRVELSDCSVFESFLTPTRYRFYDYENLTALDISQEDVLISSVLKISNDFDLFLHKARLYERLESERGSALQASSSFDEFAITTRSEKFYPGLMDELRKLTELDDFWFYLRADYIEGMNRTINFDKSLPVMNDEHTLSLARLLSTIVDMKNPLTYHHSLKVGELASFIGKKMYLDERTCNRLYLAGLLHDLGKINTADGILNKRGKLTPGEYRTIQRHVTDTRGILRSIIIDESVVDWAAEHHERIDGSGYPMKKTGEQLSLPSRIMAIADIFQALCQKRTYREALPLDKVLSIIRTECANGKICSRTFSVFEENAQECYEIAK
- a CDS encoding methyl-accepting chemotaxis protein, with protein sequence MGLLKDFSIRAVMLTVLGILCVLWAAVGVYSVYSLSAMADGNRVDRQLVSQMTVLSKGNDQYFRFVTRLTRAMENGTPDAKSLESVQQALDNMSRQLDAFKQLSPGPLDPAVSQKVIADWQKLLNEGVIPQMKLAREGAPDAYRAHAGKVTPVFSRAFGASAEKFNAAAGAKLDATRERVDSMTITTKTVIIIAVIIGLLLLLLTDRYLVALLVKPLEKIRNHFTLIASGDLSQPVEPFGRNCVGKLVPLLTAMQDQLREAVSAIRHGSENIWRGASEISAGNNDLSSRTEEQAAALEQTAASMEELTSTVRLNAENARQASELAHAASENAGKGGQLAQNVIETMQGISGSSKKIADITSVINSIAFQTNILALNAAVEAARAGEQGRGFAVVAGEVRNLASRSAEAAREIETLITESVERIEKGSELVNAAGDSMAEIYRGVSNVSTIIKQIASASEEQSKGISQVGVAITQMDTVTQQNASLVEQVSAAAAALERQTEELQSTVQKFRLSA
- a CDS encoding sensor domain-containing diguanylate cyclase, whose protein sequence is MLVNKRKNRRYIIGTLVFACISLMILVVLTFNHMREVCNNAIESVTEILLREQAVNDSIASMISTSTMSHMNTKCESKELLGALYTNRNFDTQSCSKINAVIFVENYLSKKTLQNRYYSSPEYGFVYFFNGKKYKKFQPGMYSQVISLTGNFARFLSYEKRKRDILDFWDNHLEFNEIYRDSVSKNLVMTIATPVTNSYTREVIGVMYTDISEDELQQHVFSRSPAPKWVSVTANNISYDRPGSLCATQHCDTHALSFKILSQPLAEIFILEAKVDLYAFIKENIKIFLAVLIAFIVIVTAAIKAINLFLKTQKHAVIDSLTQVYNRQIISHLSGKDYNSLVIFDCDEFKVINDTHGHLVGDAALTHIASIISDNVRNEDVVVRYGGDEFIVLCTNEKIHARKMAERICSKLKVNPLVCGDLTLPLSISFGVAEFTDDLHTALYKADKALYAQKLKSRSQKVDATN
- a CDS encoding sensor histidine kinase; translation: MYEFNLVLLLLQQMCVFLVIAWLMSKTRLFIPLIQVSIRLPHKLLCYLTFSCFCIMGTYFGLHIQDSIANTRAIGAVMGGLLGGPLVGGLVGLTGGLHRYSLGGMTALSCMVSTIVEGLLGGIVHSWLIRRGRTDKIFNPFTAGAITLVAEMVQMGIILLIARPFDDALHLVQNIAAPMVVTNTIGAAMFMRILLDKRAMFEKYTTAFSATALKVASATEGILRQGFNVENSMKVAQVIRQELEIGAVAITDREQLLAFTGIGMDHHLPGSPISSPWTLRAIESGEVVYADGNEVPYRCSLHPNCKLGSTLVIPLRGENRKVVGTIKLYEPKHRLFSSINRTLGEGIAQLLSAQILAGQYERQKQLLTQSEIKLLHAQVNPHFLFNALNTLMAVIRRDSDQACQLVQYLSTFFRKNLKRPTDVVSLADEIDHVNAYLQIEQARFQSHLQVSMNLPDELRHIRLPAFTLQPIVENAIKHGTSQLLGPGEIALRASRDDEHLVLEIEDNAGLYQPNAASNGLGMSLVDKRLRARFGDECGISVACEQDRFTRITLRLPLEGTT
- the btsR gene encoding two-component system response regulator BtsR encodes the protein MISVLIVDDEPLARENLRLLLKEEADIEVVGECANAVEAIGAVHRLRPDVVFLDIQMPRISGLEMVGMLDPDTRPWIVFLTAFDEYAVQAFEEHAFDYLLKPIETERLQKTLTRMRNERREQDMSPLTERQEALKFIPCTGHSRIYLLQMEDVAFVASRMSGVYVTSGQGQEGFTELTLRTLESRTPLMRCHRQYLVNMAHLKEIRLEENGQAELLLRHGQTVPVSRRYLKTLKEALGLRG
- a CDS encoding GNAT family N-acetyltransferase, whose translation is MKKNAVEIRPWEESDRPFLRTIYLHARREGWPWLDGSEWRLEDFDADTLGETILVAQADGHRLGFASIAQSDNFLHHLFVSPDAQGRGVGAALLEAVQAKFTSTGALKCMQKNERALRFYARHGWVQEASGEAPEGPYYLLHFRQA